The Musa acuminata AAA Group cultivar baxijiao chromosome BXJ2-5, Cavendish_Baxijiao_AAA, whole genome shotgun sequence genomic interval AAATTTACAtaccaaaattttctttcattttcaaTAGAAATCATATAGGCTAATCCATATAAATCTAGATCCCTatctagtaatttttttttcacaTCCTGTAactcaattataatgagccactaatatcatgatgattcttaataagtttatttcaaaatatatatattttattatgatcGATATATTCTTTATAAGTAAAACCTTTGACCATAAATTTGATTGTTATTTTGTTCAATATTATCATTTGAGTCATGTTTATATAATAGTCTCCTTTATAATTATTGTCTCAAACAACACTAGCACATTAATCtcaacttttttttattatattatatcactTTTCAATTATTACTTTCTGtaacttatgaaaataataagagatccttttgatttatatgttataaaaAATGACAGATTTCCTTTCGCTTTGAGATttcttaaaactatcaattataattatttaataagatAATTAACAATGACATCAACATGATAACTATAAttatgataaatcataaatcatatcttttatgtaaaagataaatattattttataatttttaagcatatacatgtgaatgATCAAATAAGCATCCacgaataataattagatttttaattatcatatgaaaaattataaaataaaattataattaatatttttaatttcttgTGGAACCCTTAAACTAGTCAACTCTATTTAATTAGGCAAACTCAGAATTGGGTTACTCAAATTAGACTCATAGATTTAGACTAACTATCCAGTCAATTAGGCCTGTCAAAATAAGTCGAtcaaagtaaaaaattaatcaaaatttgactttCCCTGAATTCGATCAAAACTTGATCAAAATTTGACTTTCCCCGAATTCGATCAAAACTTGATTAAGCGAATCTAAATCTAGTCAAttagtcaaaatataatcatgataaagtttgattaaaatatttgattaaaataaatcaaattagtaaaaaattattaatttctaaactcttcttctctctttctagaGATAGCAATGAATTAAGAACAAATTGGGGATGAAAAAATACATGTAATCTTTTAATAACTAGTTATTTGTCTCTAGAAAATCATGTCTTTATAGATgagaataaaaaaatctaaaatgataACTAAGAAAGTCCTTATGATAATCTTCTaagaaagcttttcatatctaaaTATATCTCAGTGGATGTCTGGAGTTAGTTCTCCACCGTATGCAGCCAACTAAGAGGAATAGAAGAAGCGGGGAAAAGGGTGGCCTGAGGAGGAAGCTGCCATATGTGCGGAGGAAGAGAATGGTGGGGGCAGAGAGAAATGATGTTGAATTGATGGCGGTCATAAAACTCGCTTGTTGAACAGAGGAGGGGTAGTTGGGTGGTTCAACTCCCTGACTGCCGCTTCTCCTTCAGCTCAACGCCAGGCTTGCCTGGTTCTATGCACAGGATGGAGAGTATCAGGGCACACGAAAGGCACAGTACCTAATAATCATTATGGAAATAAAAAACAATTACATAAACCAATTTCCATAGATTCTCAAAGTAATTTTGTGTGTGAAAATTTTCTAGTAAACAAATGGAATGATAGCTCGACGGGTCTTCGGATAGTTCTCAAATTTGTGATGGTACCATCTATGCGTTTCGGCAGCTGCAAATGTCAGATTGGATACCTGTCATCAAATAAAAATTGAATGCAGTGGTCAAAGACAGGAAAAACAATCTTTCTGAGATTTGCATACAATAAAACGCACTTTTATGCACGCCAAGCATACTCAGGTTTGGCTTGGACACACACAAACATGAAGAGAAACCATACTGTAATATCAAACACACTCAGATTCAGCTGACATACCACAAACATGAAAAGAAGCCAAATTGTAATATCCGATCCTCCGCTTGCAACCAGGATTCCAAAATATATGATCTGCAAGGCACAGAAGAATAAGGAAGGTCCATGAAAAGGAAGAATATTGGACCACCGAAAGAACTTTATACTTCCTATGAGACTCAACATATAGACACTTGTCTTCCAACATACCAAACAAAATGGCCAAGTACTTGCATCTTAATCCAGAGCAATGATATTATGGTTTCCATCTCGGTTCACTCATTTTATCACCGCTGTTATAGCAAAAGTCACATTGGCTGAGACCGATGCAGACGTAAATACCATGTCATGTTTAGATATAATCAGTACCATTCATTACGACAAAAAATGAGGCACTGCATCCAGCATCTAGTTCTATATAATGGAAGTTCAGTTTGATCAAGCTATTAATACATAATAGCCAATGATAGCCTTCTTCTCTAGCACAAACAATTATGCATCCAAATCTCAACTTCCCTCCCAAAAACATTCTATTAGTCTCTCAAAACTCTCTCagaaaactttgaacttgttcccACATGGAAAATCTGTGACAGGACAGCCAAAAGGTGAAAGTACTTTTACGAAGACGTCTTCAAATGTGAAATATTAATTCATAGCTATTCAAAAGTCATCGTGTTCAAAACatccaattattttttttttaaaaggcaTCAATTCAATTCACAATCAACTACTTGGTTGTGAAGGCAGTTCCATGACACACGTCTACAGAATACATGTACTTGAACTAAAACCTAAAACAACATAAATGATTGCAGAAGCCAAGATATGAAATATTCAATATACATGACACTAATTTGAGTTGTATGCACTATCACTACATGTTTATTTGAGGAAAATATGGTTAATAATCCCACCATTGTAACGAGAGGAAAACATAACGCACCAGGAGGACCAGACgagatcaagatgtccatacatgTTTTCTGTAAATTCAACCAAACCATCCTCATATTAAGACTGTCTGTTAGCACAGGAGGCATTTGTGGAAAGATTACTATTCAAAAGGTATCGAGATGATGACACTATGAGGGGGAAAATATGCAATTTGAGGCTTCTAGGGATATGTATGAAGAAAAAAGATCCTATATATCACCATCCTaatctcttttattatttttttccaaTAACTACATTATAACATTTTCTTAAAACTTCCATTCCTAGAGACATTCACTGTATGTATACACTTGTTAAGAATTAATATGTCAAGAGGTTAAACAGGATTAAAAACAACTGATGTCAGTAAGAAATCTTGACTAGTTACAGGACAAGAAGCACGAGAATTACTATTTCAGCAAGGTAATGCGGGCATGAAACATATCTGAACCAGTCACCATAAGGGATCACATACTCATCGGCTCCTTTGTTTTCACGCAATGAACCCTGTCAAAAATTGAGATATCAGCAGCATTTCTTATAGAattcatattatgcatgatattgGGACTTTTCAAAGACTCGGAATTAGTGGGAGCCTTATGCACTTGGTCatcttttttttatgcatgatattaagACTGAAGAAAAGACAAGCAGATAAAGTCAATTATAAGTGAAGAATGATGGCATAATGGAAGATAAAATAGATCTACAATATAAAGCATGATACTATTAATTTAATACTTGATAATTTATCTATGatcacaaaataaaataaaataaaataaaatataagtggTACTGCAGAGATAAAAACAGCTTATTGATCTGTCCCTACTTCATATAGCAGCAAATATGCGCGCCAAGTTTATAATCAATATTTCATAAGTTACTTAATAGTTAGTCGtagacaagaaaaaagaaaacaaaaaatcaacAAAGTTGGGCCCTGCAGCAACAGTTATCCACTAATACTTTCCTTTTCCTCTAAAAATATAGTAATTACTAGCCGACTATAAATTGATTATATAGTTGTTTCTAAGCATGTTATATGCATTATGCCAAACACAATAATTAATTTGACAAAAAATGATCTAGAAACTCATTCAAAGTGGCTGGGTTGAGGGACACCAAGGTAGTAGCAAAGGCAAGCCATTGCGGCACAGCAAGGCAAGTGGCAATTGCCATTACTCGTGGAACTGGTAATCTTTCCATGTGCATTAAGTAATCCATCCATGATCCATTTTGGCATGGTATGACAAGCCTCATAACTATCAGCATCAGAGTGTTGGCACATCCTAAACATGGATGATATATGGCAGACTGGCAGTAACCCTAAGCATGAGCAATTACTGTACACAATGTTATTTTAATTTCATACAATCAAGAACAATCATTTAAAGATTGAAGAGAACAAACATTTCAAATTTTAGAGTTACAAAATTAGCTTAAGAATATGAAGCTTAAAGAGAGCTGTTTTATCGATGAATAAAGGCATCTTTAGAGTACAAAAAACATAAGAGTTTACGACCAGGCTGATTAACTAAGTCCTCATCTGAATGCTGCATGCATtgacatatatatatgaattaatgagatTTTTGACAAACATTCCAAGTAAAAATAAGATGATGAGTCTAAATGCCAAAAtcatatatgaaatcaaatactaTCAATACAGGCAAACTATAAGCATAATAAATCCCACATACAAGAATTGCATGACAACGAAGCTGATGTAGCCAACCCCAAAGAAAGATAACAGCACCTATCCATTGACACCATCCTAGATAAAGAAGAGGCTTCAATAATTCCAACCAGTCAATTTGAAGATCTGGCATTCTATCACGGCCTTTTACGATAAACTCAGCTATCTGATCACGTGCATAACTTAATGCCTCAGAAGCACAAGAGATACCAAGCGACAATGGTGCCCCTGTATAATACCtagcataaaaattatataaataaacacATTTTAATTTTTTGTATTATCTTAGTTTACTACTTTCACCCTAGAAAAGCACAAcaacttaatttgttgaatggaaATCTGATATTAATGTTGGGAAATTGCAAACATCAtcgattataaaaaaataatcatagaaaaatatatacatttttacaacaacaacaacaaagtcaaaagtctcaactatttgaggttgactacatggatcttttgccgccATTGAGATTCGTAAAgaatcatatatttagttaagttcagaatacttaaatatttatttatagtttctagtttctattaaagtccttaatagaaactataaataaagattcaaGTATTCAAAACTTAATTAAAATCTAAACTCTAAAAAAAATAcacttttttaatatttaaaatcacCAACTAGGTCTTAGGCATAAGAACCCAATAAATgttgaaagaaataaaaaataaacatcaGTTAAAATATCACAAATTAAACATTTCCTTATTTTCTGGAATCAGATACTTCTGAATATTTTATCCTATAGAACTACTGTATTATTCAATATTAGATGAAGATAGAACAAATTTTTAGGCATCATCAGCACTCTTTCATATATCCCAGGAAATTCTTTTCATCAGGAAAACATAAAGGTCTAAAAATTGGAGGACAAGAAGAGAAAACAACAAAAGTAGATTAAACAGAATTGTATTCAACTGAAATGCAATACATGGATATTCTAAATGCTAGTTGCACTTTGGCAACAAAAATTGCCAACCAAttaatcatgcacaaaatgtaaatttGTTTGACACCCATCCAAGATACAGCAATTGGCATAATCCGAATTGATAGGTTTTAAAAAACAATCTATATCTAGAGAAATAAGAACTCAAGAGAATAATATCCAAATAACAGTGACAACTGAGCATAACCCAAgagataattatttttatatatggtAGTTTGCAACCATTAACAAAACAAAAAATCCATAAAGAGCAAACTTAACTATCATAAAGTACATCAAGGGATTAAGATGCACCGAGCTATTTTATAAAGGAGTCGTAATAATTAAAATAGCATCGTTTAATTGATTAGAAGTATCCAGTTAACTAACCCAAaaaaagaagcaaccgaagagatGAACAAGGTACACATAAGAAACTTAAACTCTTGACCAGATAAGAGGCAAGATGAAGCTATTACAGATATAATCTTTATGGGTATCCTACCTGCATAGGTAAGTGTACATTAACCCTCCTTGGGCTCCACACTTGAGGGAACTTTGTGCACTTGGCTGCCCTTTCTATCATGGTTCATTTTATCGGTTTGTACCGATGTATCGATCAATTATCGGTGCGGTATGTATTAAGTTATACCAagcatactgacacatggtacacaGGGGGTGTGctaatgtaccacccataccggtccCATGTCAGAGTGGTACATACCgtccataccgagcggtacgccacAGTATGATGAACCTTGCTTTTTATCTTTATGAGTATCCTAAAAGACCTAGATATGCAGGCATAGTATTTGTCATATTTAGATTATGTACTCTGCTCCAAAACCAAATATGCACTTGATTGTTGCTACTTAGTTACTCATCCTTACTTCTAGTGTCCTTTTCCAACACAGAACAGGATTTCACTAAGAATTTCTAAAAGAACCCTCCTAATTTTCTCTCTTAGAAATAATCTACAAGAATCTTACAATCCATAAGGATATTAAACAAACAACAAAGAACAAGGGTTCATAGTACTTACAAAAGCCCGGTTAAATAGCCAAGAAAGTGCATTCTGGCTGATGGACTATAGTGGAACACATTTAGTGTCTCGTACAAACGTCTGAAGACCTGAACCTCCATCAATAAAAGCACAAAGACTGTCCTCCAGACTTGGTACTTATGCTCCATGGGGGTAGATGAAACTTTGTGAGAAGAAAAGATATGTGATCCTCCGATCAAGTGACTGGCAACTGTCGAGTAGCTTAATGATTCAGATGCTAATGGTACCATTTTTCTATAGGCATAGAACCATGTAGAAAGTGCCAAGGATGTTGTCAATGCTAGAGACCACCAATAAAAATGCAAGAAGTATCGCTGTGGGACGGTGAATTTCTGCTGTtcattaaaaaggaaaactttgaGATAACTAAAAGCATACAGGACTAAAAATCTTCTGAATTCAAGATCCACCAAAGTTAGATGCATCAAGTGTCTCTAGAGAAAGTGTACCTGTAcaattcactaaaaagaatgaaGCTTACTATTCATAATTCCTTTTTTTACTATTGACTATccctttaaaaaataataaaatattattttactatttgcATAaccgattttatcttttttttattttttttttcttccccgcACCCTCTTATTTCATCCTCGTTGTCGATGCCGCTCGTCCCCAATGCCGTCCGACCCTGCTCGTCACCCCTTGATGCCGTCCTCcacggaggaagaggaagaggaggaggaaagttcatagtttagaaatattaaaaacaaaataaaattataaatagtaaaaagggactgtaaataataattttcaaGATATTTGACATAAGCACACAATGCAAAACTGAAAACGTTCACATCCAAAAGCTTCGCAAGGATGGAACGCGATAATTATGATTAAGCATGTCAAATTGACATTTGAAATCGAATCTTGCTTTTCCTAAGAAGCCCTTATTATCTCAGTGCTAATTGGTAGCGTAGACTTTTGACAGCCTAATCTGTATTTTAAAGGTCACA includes:
- the LOC135582785 gene encoding polyprenol reductase 1-like isoform X1 produces the protein MLGLGFTALLRLAWLAATVPILVVSLPIRPVGFLHRMIMGFAARGKTMMNSSTQKFTVPQRYFLHFYWWSLALTTSLALSTWFYAYRKMVPLASESLSYSTVASHLIGGSHIFSSHKVSSTPMEHKYQVWRTVFVLLLMEVQVFRRLYETLNVFHYSPSARMHFLGYLTGLLYYTGAPLSLGISCASEALSYARDQIAEFIVKGRDRMPDLQIDWLELLKPLLYLGWCQWIGAVIFLWGWLHQLRCHAILGSLRENKGADEYVIPYGDWFRYVSCPHYLAEIKTCMDILISSGPPGALCFPLVTMIIYFGILVASGGSDITIWLLFMFVVSNLTFAAAETHRWYHHKFENYPKTRRAIIPFVY
- the LOC135582785 gene encoding polyprenol reductase 1-like isoform X6, giving the protein MVPLASESLSYSTVASHLIGGSHIFSSHKVSSTPMEHKYQVWRTVFVLLLMEVQVFRRLYETLNVFHYSPSARMHFLGYLTGLLYYTGAPLSLGISCASEALSYARDQIAEFIVKGRDRMPDLQIDWLELLKPLLYLGWCQWIGAVIFLWGWLHQLRCHAILGSLRENKGADEYVIPYGDWFRYVSCPHYLAEIKTCMDILISSGPPGALCFPLVTMIIYFGILVASGGSDITIWLLFMFVVSNLTFAAAETHRWYHHKFENYPKTRRAIIPFVY
- the LOC135582785 gene encoding polyprenol reductase 1-like isoform X2, which encodes MLGLGFTALLRLAWLAATVPILVVSLPIRPVGFLHRMIMGFAARGKTMMNSSTKFTVPQRYFLHFYWWSLALTTSLALSTWFYAYRKMVPLASESLSYSTVASHLIGGSHIFSSHKVSSTPMEHKYQVWRTVFVLLLMEVQVFRRLYETLNVFHYSPSARMHFLGYLTGLLYYTGAPLSLGISCASEALSYARDQIAEFIVKGRDRMPDLQIDWLELLKPLLYLGWCQWIGAVIFLWGWLHQLRCHAILGSLRENKGADEYVIPYGDWFRYVSCPHYLAEIKTCMDILISSGPPGALCFPLVTMIIYFGILVASGGSDITIWLLFMFVVSNLTFAAAETHRWYHHKFENYPKTRRAIIPFVY
- the LOC135582785 gene encoding polyprenol reductase 1-like isoform X3, with protein sequence MLGLGFTALLRLAWLAATVPILVVSLPIRPVGFLHRMIMGFAARGKTMMNSSTQKFTVPQRYFLHFYWWSLALTTSLALSTWFYAYRKMVPLASESLSYSTVASHLIGGSHIFSSHKVSSTPMEHKYQVWRTVFVLLLMEVQVFRRLYETLNVFHYSPSARMHFLGYLTGLLYYTGAPLSLGISCASEALSYARDQIAEFIVKGRDRMPDLQIDWLELLKPLLYLGWCQWIGAVIFLWGWLHQLRCHAILGSLRENKGADEYVIPYGDWFRYVSCPHYLAEIIIYFGILVASGGSDITIWLLFMFVVSNLTFAAAETHRWYHHKFENYPKTRRAIIPFVY
- the LOC135582785 gene encoding polyprenol reductase 1-like isoform X4, whose translation is MLGLGFTALLRLAWLAATVPILVVSLPIRPVGFLHRMIMGFAARGKTMMNSSTKFTVPQRYFLHFYWWSLALTTSLALSTWFYAYRKMVPLASESLSYSTVASHLIGGSHIFSSHKVSSTPMEHKYQVWRTVFVLLLMEVQVFRRLYETLNVFHYSPSARMHFLGYLTGLLYYTGAPLSLGISCASEALSYARDQIAEFIVKGRDRMPDLQIDWLELLKPLLYLGWCQWIGAVIFLWGWLHQLRCHAILGSLRENKGADEYVIPYGDWFRYVSCPHYLAEIIIYFGILVASGGSDITIWLLFMFVVSNLTFAAAETHRWYHHKFENYPKTRRAIIPFVY
- the LOC135582785 gene encoding polyprenol reductase 1-like isoform X5, which translates into the protein MLGLGFTALLRLAWLAATVPILVVSLPIRPVGFLHRMIMGFAARGKTMMNSSTQKFTVPQRYFLHFYWWSLALTTSLALSTWFYAYRKMVPLASESLSYSTVASHLIGGSHIFSSHKVSSTPMEHKYQVWRTVFVLLLMEVQVFRRLYETLNVFHYSPSARMHFLGYLTGLLYYTGAPLSLGISCASEALSYARDQIAEFIVKGRDRMPDLQIDWLELLKPLLYLGWCQWIGAVIFLWGWLHQLRCHAILGSLRENKGADEYVIPYGDWFRYVSCPHYLAEIKTCMDILISSGPPDHIFWNPGCKRRIGYYNLASFHVCGIQSDICSCRNA